Proteins from one Nitrospirota bacterium genomic window:
- a CDS encoding SDR family NAD(P)-dependent oxidoreductase — MNLRNKTVLVTGATGFIGSHLTRKLLSEKANVHIFLKKNSNLFRIKDIREYINLWYGDIRNLSEVSTCLKHVQPQIIFHLAAFRNVNRDPDLIEQMIDINLKGTINILKGVIKENINIDCFVSTGSSEEYGDGIAPFNENQRESPVSPYSASKVAATYFSQMICKTMQLPVVILRPLLTYGPSQDTDMFIPSLIKHCLDKKDFPMTEGDQTREFNYVDDIVNAYILAVESPEAIGEVINIGNGIEYRIRDVAEMIVRMMGNPIQLKIGALPKRPGETKHFFCNNEKAKRLLGWSPTIDLYEGLKRTISWYETNFFEKSA; from the coding sequence ATGAATTTAAGAAATAAAACTGTACTTGTCACAGGAGCTACTGGATTCATTGGCTCTCATCTTACGAGGAAACTACTCAGCGAAAAAGCAAATGTTCATATTTTTTTAAAGAAAAACAGCAATCTTTTCAGAATTAAAGACATTAGAGAATATATTAATTTATGGTATGGTGATATAAGAAACTTATCCGAGGTGTCTACTTGCTTGAAACACGTTCAGCCTCAGATTATTTTTCATCTTGCTGCTTTTCGTAATGTAAATAGAGACCCTGATTTAATTGAACAAATGATTGATATAAATTTAAAAGGCACAATCAATATTCTAAAGGGAGTGATAAAGGAAAATATTAATATTGACTGTTTCGTAAGCACAGGGAGTTCTGAAGAATACGGAGATGGTATAGCACCTTTCAATGAAAATCAAAGAGAAAGCCCTGTCTCACCCTATTCAGCCAGTAAGGTAGCAGCTACATATTTCAGTCAGATGATTTGCAAGACAATGCAACTGCCTGTTGTTATACTAAGGCCTTTGCTCACCTATGGACCTTCACAGGATACTGATATGTTTATTCCATCTCTTATTAAACATTGTCTCGACAAAAAGGACTTCCCAATGACAGAAGGTGATCAAACAAGGGAATTCAATTATGTGGATGACATTGTTAATGCATATATCCTTGCTGTAGAATCTCCAGAAGCCATAGGAGAAGTAATAAATATTGGCAATGGTATTGAATACAGAATTAGAGATGTGGCAGAGATGATAGTGCGTATGATGGGGAATCCTATACAGTTGAAAATCGGCGCTCTGCCCAAACGTCCAGGAGAGACAAAACACTTTTTTTGCAATAATGAAAAGGCTAAGAGGCTTCTTGGCTGGTCTCCAACTATTGACCTGTATGAAGGGCTAAAAAGAACAATTAGCTGGTATGAAACTAACTTCTTTGAGAAATCAGCCTGA
- the speD gene encoding adenosylmethionine decarboxylase yields MYALGTHLLVELKDCNPEILKSLEKVKDLMVSAAKEARATIIDISFREFQPFGISGVVVIAESHLTIHTWPEYGYAAVDIFTCGETLRPEIAASYLVKKLECKNPSIVELKRGILSHENEKLPHKIPDIPPVETPCYQAIAR; encoded by the coding sequence TTGTATGCTTTAGGTACCCATTTATTAGTTGAATTAAAGGATTGCAATCCTGAAATTCTAAAAAGCCTTGAAAAGGTCAAAGATTTAATGGTCTCAGCAGCAAAAGAGGCCAGAGCTACTATAATAGACATTTCCTTCCGTGAGTTTCAACCATTTGGTATTAGCGGTGTCGTTGTCATAGCAGAGTCTCATTTAACAATTCATACGTGGCCTGAATATGGCTATGCAGCAGTTGATATTTTCACATGTGGTGAAACACTCAGACCAGAAATAGCAGCTTCATATTTAGTAAAAAAATTAGAGTGTAAAAACCCATCGATTGTAGAATTAAAAAGAGGGATACTTTCGCATGAAAACGAGAAGTTACCACACAAGATACCTGATATACCTCCTGTAGAAACACCATGTTATCAAGCGATTGCACGGTAA
- a CDS encoding tetratricopeptide repeat protein — MKLTSLRNQPEIYKSRYSTLGLFALVLLGLIIYSNILNAPFVFDDFISVIDNETIKDFETTLKKHSNTRYITMLSFALNFALSGVKPFGYHLINNLIHIINALLIYYLIIITFNTPFFRNYIKNESVNFSRYFLAFSSAFIFISHPIQTQAVTYIAQRATSMTTLFYLLSLIMYIKWRLIKTSLPLKGGGEGRGCEIQIRRLKLAATPYTLYAISFISAVLAMKTKEIAFTLPVIIILYEFSFFYNPSIRFKATLKWRRFLYLFPLLLTMLIIPLSILNINSPFENILEDADKFSKETPVIERTDYLFTQFRVVVTYLRLLILPVNQNLDYRFPIYHSLLNMHVLLSFLFLLIIASAAVYLFYRSRNEKHDLKSISNQYSALHFRLISFGIFWFFITLSVESSIIPIRDVIVEHRLYLPSIGFFIACISLADYTISRLKIKVFLVILIILSLSISTYYRNTIWKDPQKLWADVIKKAPTNVRAYNELGAIFRDEGRYTEAMEQFEKALMINQNYAFTYYNIGYVNYKLGEYENALIYFRKALDCELTPQLHMEIFNSIGILYSETGKDEEAVTAFKKAIEILPSSVIPYNNLGLQYIKMGRFDESIKILEKGLKIRDDPHLRSNLSLALSKKK; from the coding sequence ATGAAACTAACTTCTTTGAGAAATCAGCCTGAAATTTACAAATCACGTTATTCAACATTAGGTTTATTTGCTCTTGTCCTTTTAGGTTTAATCATATATTCAAATATTCTTAATGCCCCATTTGTTTTTGACGATTTTATTTCAGTCATAGACAATGAAACAATTAAAGATTTCGAAACTACACTGAAGAAACATTCTAATACCCGATATATAACCATGCTGAGTTTTGCTCTTAATTTTGCTCTGAGTGGGGTAAAGCCTTTTGGATATCATCTTATTAATAATCTAATTCATATCATAAATGCACTTCTTATTTACTATCTTATTATTATTACCTTTAATACGCCCTTTTTTAGAAATTACATAAAAAATGAGTCTGTTAATTTCTCAAGATATTTTTTGGCTTTTTCATCAGCCTTTATTTTCATATCTCATCCGATTCAGACACAGGCTGTAACATATATAGCACAGAGAGCAACCTCTATGACAACATTGTTCTATCTTCTTTCTCTCATTATGTATATAAAATGGAGACTCATAAAAACCTCCCTCCCCCTCAAGGGAGGAGGGGAAGGGAGAGGGTGTGAAATTCAAATTCGCAGGCTAAAGCTTGCGGCTACACCATATACCCTGTATGCTATTTCTTTTATTTCTGCGGTTCTCGCGATGAAAACCAAGGAAATAGCTTTCACTCTGCCCGTCATCATTATTCTCTATGAATTTTCTTTTTTTTATAATCCTTCAATCAGATTTAAGGCAACTTTGAAATGGAGGAGATTCCTGTATCTTTTCCCCCTGCTACTTACAATGCTCATTATACCTCTCAGTATACTCAATATCAATTCCCCTTTTGAAAATATTCTTGAGGACGCAGATAAGTTCTCGAAAGAAACCCCTGTAATTGAACGCACTGATTATCTCTTTACTCAGTTCAGAGTTGTGGTTACATACCTGCGTCTACTAATCTTACCTGTCAATCAAAATCTCGATTATCGGTTTCCTATATATCATTCTTTACTGAATATGCATGTATTATTATCATTTCTTTTTTTATTAATAATAGCTTCAGCGGCCGTTTATCTTTTTTATCGCTCAAGGAATGAAAAACACGATTTGAAATCCATCAGCAATCAATATTCAGCCCTTCACTTTCGACTGATCTCCTTTGGCATTTTCTGGTTTTTCATCACACTTTCTGTTGAATCAAGTATTATTCCCATAAGAGATGTGATTGTTGAACATCGATTATATCTTCCTTCTATAGGTTTTTTCATTGCCTGCATATCTTTGGCAGACTACACAATTAGTCGATTGAAAATAAAGGTTTTTTTAGTCATCCTTATCATATTATCGCTTTCAATTAGCACATACTACCGGAATACCATCTGGAAAGATCCGCAGAAACTCTGGGCAGATGTTATCAAGAAGGCTCCGACTAATGTAAGGGCTTATAATGAACTTGGAGCTATTTTTAGAGATGAAGGAAGATATACTGAGGCCATGGAACAATTTGAAAAAGCATTAATGATAAATCAGAATTATGCCTTTACCTATTATAATATTGGCTACGTTAATTATAAACTTGGGGAATATGAAAATGCTTTAATATATTTCAGAAAAGCTCTCGATTGTGAATTAACCCCACAGCTTCATATGGAAATCTTTAACTCTATTGGCATTTTATATAGTGAAACAGGCAAAGATGAAGAGGCTGTTACTGCCTTCAAGAAAGCCATCGAAATTTTACCATCATCTGTCATTCCATATAATAATCTTGGCCTTCAGTATATAAAAATGGGAAGATTCGATGAATCAATTAAGATACTCGAAAAAGGTCTCAAAATCAGAGATGACCCCCATCTCCGTTCAAATTTGTCCCTCGCACTGTCCAAGAAGAAATGA
- the rfbF gene encoding glucose-1-phosphate cytidylyltransferase, translating into MKNFPVVILAGGLGTRLREQTEFIPKPMVPIGTKPILWHIMKIYSHYGFKRFIICLGYKGEIIKDYFLNYRIRNCDFTIKLNNNNDIRIHDQHSADDWEVTLADTGLKAFTGARVKRIEKYIDTNVFLLTYGDGVANIDIAKTVTFHISHKKLATVTGVKPPSRFGELVADGNQVIEFSEKPQVGAGLINGGFFVFNKDMFSYLSDDDHCTLEKEPLERLAKDGELMVYKHDGFWQCMDTLRDMNLLNEYWDSGDIPWKVWGDEFKK; encoded by the coding sequence ATGAAAAATTTTCCTGTTGTTATTTTAGCAGGGGGCTTAGGAACCAGGTTGAGAGAGCAGACTGAATTCATACCAAAACCAATGGTTCCAATAGGAACAAAACCTATCTTATGGCATATCATGAAAATATACTCCCACTATGGATTTAAACGCTTTATTATCTGCCTTGGATATAAGGGTGAAATAATTAAAGATTATTTTCTTAATTACAGGATAAGAAATTGCGATTTTACTATTAAACTTAATAACAATAACGATATTCGTATCCATGACCAGCATAGCGCAGATGACTGGGAAGTTACCCTTGCTGATACCGGCTTAAAGGCTTTCACTGGAGCAAGGGTCAAGCGTATTGAAAAATATATTGATACTAATGTCTTTCTTCTAACATATGGAGATGGGGTTGCTAATATTGATATTGCAAAAACAGTCACATTTCATATTTCCCATAAAAAACTTGCTACTGTTACCGGGGTAAAGCCACCATCTCGTTTTGGCGAATTGGTCGCTGACGGCAATCAGGTGATTGAATTCAGTGAAAAACCGCAGGTTGGGGCAGGATTAATAAATGGCGGTTTTTTTGTATTCAACAAGGATATGTTTAGTTATCTTTCGGATGATGATCATTGCACTTTAGAGAAGGAACCACTGGAAAGACTGGCAAAGGATGGAGAACTTATGGTCTACAAACATGACGGTTTCTGGCAGTGTATGGATACTTTAAGAGATATGAATCTATTAAATGAATACTGGGATAGCGGGGATATACCATGGAAAGTCTGGGGAGATGAATTTAAGAAATAA
- a CDS encoding prepilin-type N-terminal cleavage/methylation domain-containing protein, whose product MNKKGVTLIELLIVLAIIGFLAAIAVPAYIGQQKKATRSEAYSNLENLRLLEEQFFAENGQYTGNLGTCNPDNDNIAAIQAVIPGFRPGTGLSFSYCIEQNININGVAQTPCFRASAFGNNGTRVTGDTFRIDCNNNRNF is encoded by the coding sequence ATGAATAAAAAAGGAGTTACATTAATTGAACTTCTTATAGTTCTGGCAATAATTGGCTTTCTTGCTGCAATTGCAGTCCCTGCTTATATCGGCCAGCAGAAAAAAGCTACAAGAAGCGAAGCATACAGTAATCTTGAAAATCTGAGGCTTTTGGAAGAGCAATTTTTTGCTGAAAATGGTCAATATACTGGAAATCTCGGAACATGCAATCCAGATAATGACAATATAGCAGCGATACAAGCAGTTATCCCGGGTTTCAGACCTGGCACTGGTCTTAGTTTTAGCTATTGTATAGAGCAAAATATTAATATAAATGGTGTAGCTCAAACCCCATGTTTTAGAGCAAGTGCTTTCGGAAATAATGGAACACGTGTTACAGGAGATACGTTCAGGATAGACTGCAATAACAACAGAAACTTTTAA